The Vicia villosa cultivar HV-30 ecotype Madison, WI unplaced genomic scaffold, Vvil1.0 ctg.000726F_1_1, whole genome shotgun sequence region ttaaagatattttctttagtaaaaagcagtttgaaaaatagattttagTGTGTTTGTGCTTTAACCATGCGCTTTTACAATAAAGCCCTTATGTTATATTGTTCACTCATTATTAAATTAGAAGGTGCTACAATAATTCAAGACTTTGCCAAatgctttattttttttatggacATTTGTTTGAGCAGCTTGAGATGAGGTTTTATGTTACATTCCATTTGATTTCCATCATCAGATAGTTAAGCCCATCAAACCATAATGCTTAGGTTTGCATATTTATCCACTTAACTGGTAGTTATCATCCTTAAAAGTATATCACCAGTAAAACAAGGTTCCACATCGACCAGAATAAGAAAATGACCAAGATAAAATACCATGGAAAGAATACCATCCTAAAAACCGATCCTCAAAACTAAACGCCTCACAATCTCATGCAAGAAGATAAAAAAGAGGATGATCAAACCGGTTGCAGAGACATATCATAATCATAAGGAAGattagaagaacaagagaacTAATATCTAGGATAAGAATCAAAAGCAAAGACACCATCTGAATAATGAGATCGTTGTGTGGACTGTGAACATGCAAGACGAAGTTCAGCTTCAAAACTACAAAACCTAGAACAAGTGTAAGATTTATGTTAGCACATATGCAAATCTAGCTACTGGGAGCATGCTTCAAAGTTCAAGGAGAGATTATAGGGGAGATAACCTGTAACCATATAGGGTATGAGAACCCTATTACGACGAAGCTCAAGCCATCTTAAACGCGACGAAGGTGATTAAGGAAATTGAAGCATCGTGGGTGGTGATTAACTCTGATTGCAAGAAGGTTGTTGCTATGGTTTCGAAGAAGACTAAAAACAACGCTAGTTTTGAAGATAGAAGCCACACGAGTATGCTGGTGGACCAGATCCATAATAACCTTAAAGATATTAAAATAACGTCTCTCAACCATTTTAGAAGAGAGAATATCTCAATCGACCCCTTGATACTTTTAGGTACCTAGCGCAATTTGATTTATGCCTCCTGCTTCCGAAGATACACAtcagaaaacaccttttttttgccAAAATTTGAGTTTTTCCGGAGCTACATCTACGGAAGTAATTTAAACTGATAAACGTGGGgaaaaacttcaaaataattCAGTTAAGAGAATGTTCTGTAAATGCacctacaaaacaaatcaacGTTGAGTAAAAAAAATGCCTTCCGGAGATACACCTCTAAAAGCAGAGATATTTTtaaggcaaaatactctttttggtcccttatgttaacctcggggttcattttggtcccttaacttcaaaaagtgtcatattggtcccttaactcttcaaaaggtgtcattttagtcttttttgtcacattagcaacggaaaaactcaaaaatcggtcgctaaatcagtcgctaatatgacaaaaaggactaaaatgacaccttttgaagagttaagagaccaatatgacactttttgaagttaagggaccaaaatgaaccccgaggttaacataggggaccaaaaagggtattttgcctatttTTAAAAATGTATATGGTACGTAAGAACCTCAAAGAGTGAGATAAGAGATTCTCTTAAAAGATATCAGAATAGTGAagccagaaaaaaaaaaaaaagacattcaAACTAAAAACTCTATGTGATTCAAAGTCCATATGGACAATTGTATTAAGCCTAATTAGTAATTCAATATTAtagttccaaaaaaaaaaatataacatctaatttgtgatgaagagagtagttaaaaaattcaaattaaaaactaTGCATATTTAAATACGAAATAGTTTTTTTTCATTAATATAGGGTTATAAAAACAAAGACTCCATAGATTACGcttttcttccttttattaaatttttttttataagataattcaaaataactattttatttttaaatataattagaatatcaaaaaattaatttaagaaaATCTATAATAAACAAGTCTTAATGTTAAGTAAAAAGAGTTTCGCTGAGTGTTAACAataccttaataatatttttaaataatttttaataaaaaaattattctttacaaaaattaagtattttaatattttaaatacataAGATTGTATGTAATAAGTTGAaactattaattatttaatgaatttaaaaataaattattttcctTACAAATGATTTTAAAATATTCGTTAGCctctttcaaataaataaatgttaattTCTCTTGTCCCTCTCTACTCCATATATTTTTATACTGAATCTTTGCTTCCTCTTGTCTctctatttcaaataaataaacttAATATTGTGTAATCTAAAAGAAAAGAGTGCATacgaagatttttttttttttgacgttAAAGATGCTAATATAAGATCAAAGGCCATGAAAAGGTAGAGATACAGAGTTTGCTCTCGGTAGACCTTCTAACCAGGTCCGGGAGCCATACATTTTTCCAAGCAACACCACATTGTGAGCATCAAAATTACAATTCCTGGGAACAAAAATAACAGAACTAAAAGAAAAAGAACTCAGAAGCTGCCTGCATTCCGCCGCTATGGGGTCGAGGGAGGCATTGCTATGGATAGAGTTAATACAGTCAACCACTACTAGAGCATCAGTATAGAAGACAACCTTTTCCAGATTAATCTCCGCAGCTAGAAGGATACACCACCTAAGAGCCAAGAGTTCAGCAAGGCTAGGTTCAACCATTATTAAATCCTTCTTGCTAGCTGCCAGGATGACCTTGTTGAAAGGATCCTTAAAAGTGCATCCAAAAACCGTGTGTTCATCCTCCGTAAAACCAGCGTCCACATGCGCAAAATGGACATCCTTAGGAAAGGTGTCAAAAATTCCAGCAGCCGGAGCCAGGTTCTTTGCAATAGGATCAGGGGGCCATCTAGCAAAATCTTGCACACAGTCAGAAACGCTACCCGCGACTGCCATGGGACACACAGTCTTGCCTTGGAACACAATTAAATTTGTAGCAGCCCAGATTTTATAAAGGCAAACACAAAGAACCTGAACACTATGAGTATCACCACATTCCAGGATGGATTGGATCCAATAATTCACGTCCATACAGTTAGGGATACGATAACCAACAGAAGACGCAAAGAGAACTTGTTTCGCAAAATGACATTCCATGAAGAGATGCTGCACATTCTCAATCCCAGAAAAACAGAAGGGACACAAGGGGTCAATGATCATACCTTTTTTGACGAGATTTCCCCGCGTGGGGAGGATGTCTTGAGCCACACGCCACAAAAAATTCCTTTGCTTAGCATAAATAGGCGCCTTCCATAACAGTTTCCAAAGACTATGGCAAGCTGAAATTGATGGCCCAGGAAGAAGAGAGGTTTTGAACGAGCAGGTGGCATGATACGCTGTCTTAACGGAGAACTCACCACTCTTTTCAAAATGCCACACCAGCTTGTCATCATTAGGAAGTCTTGAGAGAGGAATGCTTACTATCTTCTTCGCATCATCCGGGGAGAACGATTCATAAATAATCTCCCTCTTCCATACACCCAAATCTTTGTCAATGAGGGTACTAACAAGATCCTCCTCTCCAACATTGTTTGTTCCAAACAGCAGCTTAAACTCAGGGTTCCCCGGGATCCAACAATCATTTAGGATCTTCACCTTCTCTCCGTTTCCAATTCTCCATCTAGCACCCCGTTGCACCACTTCACGTGCACTCAAAATACTCCTCCAAGCGTAGCTGGGGCAGTAGCCAACGTCGCACGTATCAATAGAGCCTCTAGGGAAATACCTCCCTTTTAGAACCTTTCCAACCAGCGAATCATCGTTTGACAGTAATCTCCAGTACGTCTTTCCAAGGAGACACGAATTGAAATCGTTGATGTTTCTGAAACCCAAGCCTCCCACATTCTTAGCCTTTGCTAACTTCTCCCATCTCAGCCAATGCAGTTTCCTCTCCCCACCCTTTGCACCCCACCAGAAATTTGAAACCAGAGCTTCCAACTCGTTGCAAACAGAAATTGGGAGTTTGTAGCAGCTCATGACATAGGTGGGTATGGCTTGCACAACAGCTTTAATGAGAATCTCCCTCCCTGCAGTAGAAAGGAACTTTTCTTTCCACCCTTTGATCTTTTTCCAGACTCTTTCAACTACCAGCGAGAAAACAACCTTCTTAGACCTCCCAAGAATGACAGGTAAACCAAGATATTTTGAATGATTGGACACGGTATTGACATTGAGGTGATTCCGGATAATAGCCTGAGTGTTCTCCCCCACATTCTTGCTGAAGGAAACTTCTGATTTGTCGAAATTCACCATTTGGCCTGAAGCACGCTCATAAACTTTGAGAATATCTTTGATGCGCCTTGCTTCCTCCAGAGATGCTCTTGCAAATAACAGACTGTCGTCGGCAAAGAAGAGGTGTGTAATCATGGGAGAGTTGCGAGCAATCTTTAAGCCGTGGATCTCCTTGTGGTTCGCCGCCTTCTTGATCAAACCTGAAAAGACATTAGCACACAAAATAAAGAGGTAAGGAGAGAAGGGGTCGCCTTGGCGGAGACCCCTCTCCGGAGTGAAGCATCTGCTAGGGGCACCATTGATTAACACCTTGTAAGACACCGAGGAAATACACTTCTCAATCAGAACAACCATAGATCTAGGGAAGCCCATGGAAGTGAGAACCTCCACAATAAACTCCCATTCGAGTCTGTCATACGCCTTCGACATATCAAGCTTTAGGGCCATGGTTCCCTTCTTCCCCTTAACCTTCTTCTTCATCCAATGGAAACCTTCCATCGCGATTAGAGCATTATCCATTATCAGACGATCTTTAACGAACGCGCTCTGTTCTTCATCAATGATTTCCGGGAGAAAAATCTTAAGCCTATTAGCAATGACCTTCGAAACAAGTTTCATAACGACGTTGCAAAGACTTATCGGCCTAAAATCCTTTGGCTTTGTAGGGGTTTTGCATTTGGGGATGAGGGCAATATGGGTGTTGTTTATGATGCCAGGGTGCTTTTGATTATTGAGAATATCCAGCACGAGCTTACAGATGTCACTACCCACAATATGCCAGAATTTTTGATAAAAAAGGGCAGGAAGACCATCTGGTCCCGGAGCCTTCAGGGGGTGCATTTGGAACAAGGCGGTTTTGACCTCAGCAGCCGTATAGCTCTCTTCACAAATTCTGACATGTTCAGCCTTAAGCCTACCTTCAACCACTTTACAAACTTCAACCATATTCGTGGGAAAAGAAGAGGAGAAGATGTCAGTAAAGTATGTTACCAAAATGCGCTCGTAATTGTCGTGGCCTCTCCACCAATACCCATTCTCATCCTTAATCTTCTTTATCAAATTTGTCTTGCGTCTCTGGCTTGCCTTCCCATGGAAGAATTTGGAATTTTTGTCTCCATACTTCAGCCACAAGGCCCTGCTCCGTTGTCTCCACATTATTTCCTCCGTTTGAAGAAGTTTATCACGTTGTCGCACCAAAGCCCTATTGCGAGATATATCCCCATGTCCTTCAGCCCAGCAGAATTCACTACCAAGCTGTTCCTCAATCCTTCGTAGCTCTTTTGAAATCTCCCCCCTTCTATATTCTTTAAACATAGCATCAAGATTTTGAATCCTATCAAATTTGTTCAGGCCCCTCGAACTGGGCTCATTCCATATCTGATCCACAAATCTTTCGCATCTTGGATCCTTGCTCCACACCTCCTCAAAACGAAACAAATAGGGACGCTTCCTGCTGACAGAGTTGAGGGACTCATCAACCTCGAGTGAGATACTAATTGCGGCGTGATCAGAATGAAACCTAGAGAGGTGTTTGACTTTAACTGGGGAAAATCTGTTGATGAAACTGTTGGAAGCCATAGCTCTGTCCAGACGACATTGAGTGTTGTCTTCTCCAAGCCTTCCATTTGTCCACGTGAAGGGATAGCCTTCAAAACCTAAATCCACCAAACCACAAGAGATAACAGCATTCCTACCCCATAGAAATTGGCTATTAGTTCTGCTAATACCACCCCTTTTCTCATGGTCCCAAAGAATATCATTCAGGTCCCCAAAGACTATTGCGTTGCCACCTTCTTCCCTGACCAGAGTTTGAATCAGCTGCCACGTTTTCCTCTTAAACTGTTCTTCCGGATGGCCGTAAATTCCATAAAGGTTCCATAACTGGCCATCCTCTTCATCAATCATCGAACCCGCAATATGGTTTAGCGAAGAGGACAGAATACTGAGGAGAAAACCTTCTTTCCAGAACAAAATAAGCCCCCCCGCTCTATCCTTCCCGAACCCTCTACAATCAACCACATGAACACCACCAAAACCAGATTTGATCTTGAGACTTGACACCTCCTCATACTTGAGACGGGATTCCATAACTAGTAACACATCGGGATTTTCTAAACGGTTGAGCCTTAACAAGGCTCGAACTGCACGGGGATTCCCTAACCCCCTACAGTTCCAACTAACGATTTTCATTGTCCTAGGCGGTGTTGGTCttccaacaccacctctggtAGTAATTGTGGGGCACAAATCATGACTTCCTGGCTTCCTCTCCTCTTCTTCTCTCCACTGCCGCAATCTTCCACTCCTCCTTCTGTGATCATAACATCCACCAAGTGTCGCTTCCCTATCTCATGGTCAAGAGTTTGTATAACCGCAACACTCGGTTTCCTCGAAGGTTGTCTCCTGGTCCACTTCTTTTTTTTATGGCTTTACCCTTAGAGGTCTCTCCCTTCTTTGCCCCAACATTTGATATGTCTACTGCACCAAAGGACTCAGCAACCGCCTCTATCTCCAGGAAATTTGTCGGAGCTGCCGCCGGACTGGGGTTGCCTGTTATTAAATTATCCTTCCTCTGATCTCCCAGGTCTTTATGTTGCTCCACCTCTCCTTCTCCCTCCTTCTCCTTACCCCTAGCTTCACACTTGCTTTGACCAGATGAAAGGTTGAAAAGACTTTTGCTGCACGAACTCGAATTTGAGTCTTTTTTCCTCACCTCCTCATTGACTCTGGGGAGAGGGGAAGCTCTAATCCATTGCCCATACAGAAGGTCATTCTCTTTGATATCTTCAAAGCCCTCATCACCAAGGTCTCCTGTTGATTCACAATCTTTTAACTGGTGTCCAAGACGACCACAGACAAAACAGAAGGTAGGGAGTCTTTCGTACTTGAAAAACACACGAAGATTCTTATCCTTGAACCTCACCACCGTGCCACGTTTTAATGGCATTTTAAGGTCAATCGTAACTTTCAGTCGCAGGAATCTGTCGATTCTGTTCGCCTCCTTCGTGTCCATCTCTTCAAACTTTCCGAGAATCCCTCCCAATTTCCTCGCCATAACTTCGGATCTGAGCATCAACGGCAGCTCATACACCCTCACCCAAAAAACCCCGAAATGCATATTTAACTCTGAAGGTTGCTCCTCCCCCGAAACCCTGGCAAGCACAAGAATATTCCTGTCAAAACTCCACGGCCCGTTTCGCAGAACCGATTCCAGATCGCGTTTGGTAGAGAAATGAAATAGGAAAAGGTTTTTGCTAAGCTCTTGCGTTTCATCTGGGTTCCTCAACTTCCAAGCTCCCAACATAGTACTGATAAAGGCTCTAGAGTTGAAGCTACTATCAGTCCAGAGTCTACCCGCTAGGGTTCTCTGAAAAGCTTCCTTCCCACAAATCTCTTCTCTCTCTACCGTGACACCTTCCTCCTCCTCCTTAGAAAGGGGAAAATCTTTCCACTTCTCCATCAAGATAGCACAAAACACCAAGAGGGAAAGCAAGAATCTCAACACAAAAACGCCGGAAGGAAAAGGGCCAAAACTCTGAAAACTCCTACAAGAGAAGAGAAGCCAACTATGAAAGAGAGAAAAACCAGAATGAGATCTGGAGAAAGAGGCGCAAAGGAAAAAAACTCAAAACCCTAAAGAGTGAGAGAGGGAGACACGTTAAGAAgatagagagaaggaggagcctCTCTCGTGCATACGAAGATTATAAGTTCATTAATTGAGGAAGTTGTCTACatcaaaaaaaaatgataagcAACTATTTGAATGATTGAATGTGAGATGTGTTGTTATTACGGGCTTTTATCATATCAAAATTACAAACACATCAACGAATATTTTTTAATAGTCAATTAGgttatcaaatatatttttgttagtaGTCAATTTAGTTATTAAATGCATTTTTcatatatcaaattaatttataaaatttacaaAGGAGATGAGGTGCGAATAGATAAGACCTTCTAACATCAACCTATCACCTAAactattttaaaaagtttatgTGTGTAAGTTTGGTTTTTAAGTTCatttaattctaaaaataataagTGCATGTATATaagtttgatattttaaaaagtaGGTTTAATTTAAAGGTCATAAATAAGTGATGCAGTAATCACTATCACCGCAGCCCCGGATTTTGTCGTCTAAAATCATCTTTAGTAGAAATTGACATATTCCATGTTTTGTGAAAGTGATAGCTGCATGCATGGTGAAAAATAAGGGAAAATTTTCGTAGCATAATTTGTCACTTACTTTTATTCATTCAACTTTAGCATTTATGGCGAATAATGCCTTCACATTCACATGTATGATGTATTTGACATTGCCATGACAAACCGACCCTGTCTCTTTGTCGGTGGTACTAACTTGGGGCGGTGTCTAGGTACACAAGTACCAACATTTTCTCCTACGCACTATTAATAATATGACTCTTGTGTTTAATAAAAATTTAGGCTTTGATAGGTAAAATTAGCCGGTAGTTTATAACTGGTGATtgataataaataagttaatatggatatttaataaattagttgttttattaacagataaatacaaaatgacataaaagattattttaattaataaatataataatatcttgttaaaataataaaagtctgtttgataaaaatagcGGTTTATTAATAAATTAGCAGATAGCTTATAGCaggatgtgttgatgtgcataaggtatatccttatgcacggtgcataaatactcaaatattgtttacattactcaaagtattatatttattattcaaaataatatacagatcactcaaaatagtataaatattactcagaataatgaatatattactcaaaatagttaaaattcgatattactcagaatggtgtaaatattactcagaatagtaTAATCATTagtcacaattaataattacacataattaatagatgtgtacaaataatgcatatattattcatgaattatgatattattactcgtttctaactaaaatatTACTcggaataatttaaatattactcgtacgagacttatgcaccatgcataagaaTATACCTTATGCGgggtcaggttgatgtgcataaggtatatccttatgcacggtgcataaatcTCGtatgagtaatatttaaattgttccgagtaacattttagttagaaacgagtaataatatcataattcatgaataatatatgtattatttgtacacatctattcATTATGAGTagttattaattgtgagtaatgagtacactattctgagtaatatttacaccattctgagtaatatcgaattttaactattttgagtaatatattcattgttctgagtaatatttatactattttgaataatctatatattattttgagtaataaatataatactttgagtaatataaacaatatttgagtatttatgcacggtgcataaggatataccttatgcacaacACATccccttatgcacatcaacctgaccaacttatagcttataactgATGACTGATGATTGATAGCTCATAATCTATGGCTGATGCTTAAGACTGATAAgtgataagttaattgaagtgtttagtaaaattaaagattcaaataacttataaatatataatgacaTAAAAGATGCACCCGCTATAATAATCAGTGTTCTTAATCTTATGAGGGGGACTCTGCTTCCTCATACACTCGAGAACAATCCTGTGATGACTTATCCTTTCGTTCCTACACTACAATAAATATAGCACTGCACTGAACAACACCataaaacataaatatatttttgaaagtaAAATATTAAGGATATTTTATTTTACTCTTTTATACCATGgactcataataataataataataataataataataataataataataataataataataataataattattattattattattattattattataataataataataataattaattttgaatataaatatttaaGATCAATACTACTTTATTATCAATTATTAAATATgaagtaaaattaattaaaataatttaataaataattttaaatcaaataaataaattttaaatattttacatttgattttattttaaaactcgcCTTAGACTTCGACATGTATTGGACTTAGAGCTGTCAAATAGACCGACCCGACCAGCCCGCCTCGGCCCAGTGGGCCAATGTGTTTAAATGGGCTGCCCCGATCCGACACGATTGTTTAATGGCCCACATAAATTGAGCTCAGTCTATTTTTTAAAGGTTCGTGTGGCCCGATGGGTTAGCCCGACCCATATTTCAatgttatagttttaattttataaaaaggatgtaatggataaatgcaacaCAACATAAATAGAGAGTCATcgtatgtttaaaatatttatccataattatatatgaataccacaaaatcatcca contains the following coding sequences:
- the LOC131630719 gene encoding uncharacterized protein LOC131630719; this encodes MEKWKDFPLSKEEEEGVTVEREEICGKEAFQRTLAGRLWTDSSFNSRAFISTMLGAWKLRNPDETQELSKNLFLFHFSTKRDLESVLRNGPWSFDRNILVLARVSGEEQPSELNMHFGVFWVRVYELPLMLRSEVMARKLGGILGKFEEMDTKEANRIDRFLRLKVTIDLKMPLKRGTVVRFKDKNLRVFFKYERLPTFCFVCGRLGHQLKDCESTGDLGDEGFEDIKENDLLYGQWIRASPLPRVNEEVRKKDSNSSSCSKSLFNLSSGQSKCEARGKEKEGEGEVEQHKDLGDQRKDNLITGNPSPAAAPTNFLEIEAVAESFGAVDISNVGAKKGETSKGKAIKKRSGPGDNLRGNRVLRRRSGRLRQWREEEERKPGSHDLCPTITTRGGVGRPTPPRTMKIVSWNCRGLGNPRAVRALLRLNRLENPDVLLVMESRLKYEEVSSLKIKSGFGGVHVVDCRGFGKDRAGGLILFWKEGFLLSILSSSLNHIAGSMIDEEDGQLWNLYGIYGHPEEQFKRKTWQLIQTLVREEGGNAIVFGDLNDILWDHEKRGGISRTNSQFLWGRNAVISCGLVDLGFEGYPFTWTNGRLGEDNTQCRLDRAMASNSFINRFSPVKVKHLSRFHSDHAAISISLEVDESLNSVSRKRPYLFRFEEVWSKDPRCERFVDQIWNEPSSRGLNKFDRIQNLDAMFKEYRRGEISKELRRIEEQLGSEFCWAEGHGDISRNRALVRQRDKLLQTEEIMWRQRSRALWLKYGDKNSKFFHGKASQRRKTNLIKKIKDENGYWWRGHDNYERILVTYFTDIFSSSFPTNMVEVCKVVEGRLKAEHVRICEESYTAAEVKTALFQMHPLKAPGPDGLPALFYQKFWHIVGSDICKLVLDILNNQKHPGIINNTHIALIPKCKTPTKPKDFRPISLCNVVMKLVSKVIANRLKIFLPEIIDEEQSAFVKDRLIMDNALIAMEGFHWMKKKVKGKKGTMALKLDMSKAYDRLEWEFIVEVLTSMGFPRSMVVLIEKCISSVSYKVLINGAPSRCFTPERGLRQGDPFSPYLFILCANVFSGLIKKAANHKEIHGLKIARNSPMITHLFFADDSLLFARASLEEARRIKDILKVYERASGQMVNFDKSEVSFSKNVGENTQAIIRNHLNVNTVSNHSKYLGLPVILGRSKKVVFSLVVERVWKKIKGWKEKFLSTAGREILIKAVVQAIPTYVMSCYKLPISVCNELEALVSNFWWGAKGGERKLHWLRWEKLAKAKNVGGLGFRNINDFNSCLLGKTYWRLLSNDDSLVGKVLKGRYFPRGSIDTCDVGYCPSYAWRSILSAREVVQRGARWRIGNGEKVKILNDCWIPGNPEFKLLFGTNNVGEEDLVSTLIDKDLGVWKREIIYESFSPDDAKKIVSIPLSRLPNDDKLVWHFEKSGEFSVKTAYHATCSFKTSLLPGPSISACHSLWKLLWKAPIYAKQRNFLWRVAQDILPTRGNLVKKGMIIDPLCPFCFSGIENVQHLFMECHFAKQVLFASSVGYRIPNCMDVNYWIQSILECGDTHSVQVLCVCLYKIWAATNLIVFQGKTVCPMAVAGSVSDCVQDFARWPPDPIAKNLAPAAGIFDTFPKDVHFAHVDAGFTEDEHTVFGCTFKDPFNKVILAASKKDLIMVEPSLAELLALRWCILLAAEINLEKVVFYTDALVVVDCINSIHSNASLDPIAAECRQLLSSFSFSSVIFVPRNCNFDAHNVVLLGKMYGSRTWLEGLPRANSVSLPFHGL